The Notolabrus celidotus isolate fNotCel1 chromosome 19, fNotCel1.pri, whole genome shotgun sequence DNA window CATCACTTGTAGAAAAGAGGTCAGAAATAAGCTTCtacgtgtgtgtctgtaactcACGAGGCGTCCTCCCAGCGCTGCAGACACTGGCTGTGGAAGCTGTGGTTGCACAGAGTGGTGAGGATGCCATTTACAGATTCGTCCATCCTCTCCAGGCAGACGGTGCACTTTGGCAGCTCAGTCAGCTCCATCACCGGCAGACTGGCTCCCTAaaagggggaagaggaggaggtcaaTGACAGGAAATTGTGCGCTGAAGTGCTGCAGCAGTGTTGGGTTACAACTCATAGAACACGACGTACGAGGAGGACTGTGACTTACAGGTGATTCAGACTTTAACTGATctttaaatcctgtttctcTGAGCAACAGCCAAAAACCAGAAGATATTCAGTTACATGTTTCCACGCTAAGACGACCTCAACGTCTGATTCAAAATCAGAATTATTCAAAGACACACCCCAGAGTGTTTCATTTACCTCCTCAGACCTTATCACCTCCGCCCGCTCCACATAGATCAGCTGACAGACCGCCTCCTCTATGGAGTTGAACTGACGGCCATTGCACGCCGTGTAGAAGCTGTCTGCGTCTGCCTGAACGaaagacaagaggagaggagagttaaataTTGACTCAAGACCTGAAATATGCTCCACATGTACATTACAGGACTCCAAAGTCCACAGCTGAAAACTGACACTTTGTTTGTCCTGGAGGTCCTGAAAGTCTGCAAAGCATGAAGGGAGGAGCGTCGTGACAGCTGATACTGATATGTAAGAGCTGGAGAATCATGTTTTTACAATCATTTAGACACAAGATTGCTCAGCACAGCTTCccagaatgaaaacaagcatcttcattgtttcttttctcCTATAAACATCCTAAAACTCTGAGGTTTTACACATAAGTGTGAGGAAATGCAGCAAATCCTCCTTTTTCAAGAGATTCAGGTGCATCAAATGTCTGATGTTTAAGCTTCCACCCAAACAATAAAGCAGTCCTTGCCATTTGAAAACACTCTGTAACCTCCTGAGGTCTTACCTGTGTGCAGAACTTAATCAGAACCATGTACTGGTTGGGGGTGGAGTCCCGTATGATCTTCATGTGCTCCATCACATCATTAAAAGGCGCCATGAGCTTCATGAGGTCATGGCTGGTCATGGTCGCGGGCACGGTGAGGATGCACACCATCGCGCTGCGCCGCACGTCCTCAGTCAGAGACGTCATCTTGCTGCAGTGAATTCACATCCAGAGTTAGGACACCGGATCAGGTCTGACACCTCAGAGAAGGATCAACATGTGGACTTAGACTCACTTGGTCTTGTAGAGGTGCATGATGCCGTGGATGATCTCGACGGAAGGGTTCCCGCTGAAGAAGGAGATCTGATCCGGGagctgtttggatggagagtCCGGAGCAGCGCCGGTTTTCTCGCTGTCGTCCTGTGACCCCTCAGAGACCTCCTGACCGTCTGCTTCAGTCTGTGCAGCCTGAGGGTCACTGATCTGATCCGCTGCACCACCAGGATCCTCACCTCCACCTTTATCTGGAACAGACATGTCACAtttatcaaaaacagacatgactctgtagtggaagtcactgcattaaaaacagacatgactctgtagtggaagtcactgcattaaaaacagacatgactctgtagtggaagtcactgcattaaaaactagacatgactctgtagtggaagtcactgcattaacaacagacatgactctgtagtggaagtcactgcattaaaaactagacatgactctgtagtggaagtcactgcattaaaaacagacatgactctgtagtggaagtcactgcattaaaaacagacatgactctgtagtggaagtcactgcattaacaacagacatgactctgtagtggaagtcactgcattaaacacagacatgactctgtagtggaagtcactgcattaaacacagacatgactctgtagtggaagtcactgcattaaaaactagacatgactctgtagtggaagtcactgcattaaaaacagacatgactctgtagtggaagtcactgcattaaaaacagacatgactctgtagtggaagtcactgcattaaaaactagacatgactctgtagtggaagtcactgcattaaaacagacatgactctgtagtggaagtcactgcattataaacagacatgactctgtagtggaagtcactgcattagaaacagacatgactctgtagtggaagtcactgcattaaaaacagacatgactctgtagtggaagtcactgcattaaacacagacatgactctgtagtggaagtcactgcattaaaaacagacatgactctgtagtggaagtcactgcattaaacacagacatgactctgtagtggaagtcactgcattaaaaacagacatgactctgtagtggaagtcactgcattaaaaacagacatgactctgtagtggaagtcactgcattaaacacagacatgactctgtagtggaagtcactgcattaaaaacagacatgactctgtagtggaagtcactgcattagaaacagacatgactctgtagtggaagtcactgcattaaaaactagacaggactctgtagtggaagtcactgcattaaaaacagacatgactctgtagtggaagtcactgcattaaaaacagacatgactctgtagtggaagtcactgcattaaacacagacatgactctgtagtggaagtcactgcattaaaaacagacatgactctgtagtggaagtcactgcattaaacacagacatgactctgtagtggaagtcactgcattaaaaacagacatgactctgtagtggaagtcactgcattaaaaacagacatgactctgtagtggaagtcactgcattaaacacagacatgactctgtagtggaagtcactgcattaaaaacagacatgactctgtagtggaagtcactgcattagaaacagacatgactctgtagtggaagtcactgcattaaaaactagacaggactctgtagtggaagtcactgcattaaaaacagacatgactctgtagtggaagtcactgcattaaaaacagacatgactctgtagtggaagtcactgcattataaacagaaatgactctgtagtggaagtcactgcattaaacacagacatgactctgtagtggaagtcactgcattaaaaacagacatgactctgtagtggaagtcactgcattaaacacagacatgactctgtagtggaagtcactgcattaaaaacagacatgactctgtagtggaagtcactgcattaaaaacagacatgactctgtagtggaagtcactgcattgaaaacagacatgactctgtagtggaagtcactgcattaaacacagactctgtagtggaagtcactgcattaaaaacagacatgactctgtagtggaagtcactgcattataaactagacatgactctgtagtggaagtcactgcattaaacacagacatgactctgtagaggaagtcactgcattaaaaacagacatgactctgtagtggaagtcactgcattaaaaacagacatgactctgaagtggaagtcactgcattaaaaacagacatgactctgaagtggaagtcactgcattaaaaacagacatgactctgaagtggaagtcactgcattaaaaacagacatgactctgaagtggaagtcactgcattaaaaacagacatgactctgtagtagaagtcactgcattaaaaactagacatgactctgtagtggaagtcactgcattaaaaacagacatgactctgaagtggaagtcactgcattaaaaacagacatgactctgtagtggaagtcactgcattaaaaactagacatgactctgtagtggaagtcactgcattaaacacagacatgactgtagtggaagtcactgcattaaaaacagacatgactctgtagtggaagtcactgcattaaacacagacatgactctgtagtggaagtcactgcattaaacacagacatgactctgtagtggaagtcactgcattaaacacagacatgactctgtagtggaagtcactgcattaaacacagacaagactctgtagtggaagtcactgtgtccacaaatgcaggttcaaactgaacCATTCAAGGAGGAAAccagacttctctggacctgagcccgtttaagatggactgaggggaagtggaaaactgtcctgtggtctgaagaatcaaaatctgacattcttttttgaAAATCCTGGACGCTGGATCATGGATGCTGTGTCCTCCGctataaagaggagagggaccacccggcttgttatcagctcacaggtcaaagccagcatccctgatggtatggggatcagaagagtccatggcatgggtagcttccacatctgtgaagactccattaatgctgaactatatctacaggtttaggagcaacacatgctgccatccagaccatgccgtcttcaggaagaccttacagatttcagtaaaaccacattctgcacatgttacaacagcatggctctgtagtagaagagtccaggtgctgaactgggctgcctgcagtcctgactctgATGTGAAGAGGAAGATTTAAAAGGCTgtgactcacacaaacacaatatttGATAGTAGTTGGAAACATTGAGTCTACATAGCTTGCTGTTCTCATGCATGTACTCACCCGGGCTGGGCTCAAAGGTCTCTATCACCATGTCCCCCATGGCTCTGCTCCCGATGTGCTGGTGCAGGACTGTGGCTCTTTCCAGATCAGTCTTTCCACTCAGAGTGTGTTTGGCTAATCCCAAAGctttctcctgcagctcctcctctgacATGCCCTCAactgagcagagacagagacacactcaGCCTCATAATACACTTATTATCATTAAAGTCAAGCTAACTCAACACATAACGTCACTTCACTGATCAGAAACAAGCTaactgtggttaaaatgatcctATTAAAGCTCTGTAGGTTAGCTCTCTGGCTAACTCATCACTAACTCAGTAACATTAATGTTTATAACACCTTTAGACTCACCTGCAGAGTACTGGAAACCTTGAGGAAAAGGAGACTGGTCGGCTAGTTCCAGACGGATAACAACCAGAGACACACTCATGTGttcatggagagacagacagtttaacaagaacaaaacaaacccgGTGACAGCTAGCTGCTAGTAAACAGCTACAGGCTAACAGGCTATGTAGCACAAAGCTAGCTAGCCGTTAAGGCAGTTTAATAAAAAGCCTTTCAGATTCAGTTTCTTTGAATCATCACGAGGGAAGGATTCATACTTAGTCTGTCTTTTCCAAACATTAACATAAACATGACATTAATGTAACACCCTGCAGCTAACAGAGACTTCAGCTACACTACAGCTGTTTCTAGCATGTTGCTCTTCTTCGTGGGTAACAAACCCAGTAGCTGTGACCTGTCTGTTGTGTGCTGCTGCCCCCTGCGGACAGGCGTGGTACTACATGTGatagataagatattactttattgatttagtTTAGAAATTTAGTTGTTGAAGCATCCCAGACAAAAgaacaatcaagaaagaaagttccaattagttaaataaaataattgcaaaataaaaatagataaagatagaatacaatttagatatatacaatgttacaaatggattaaatagtagtaattacaggcagtattattaatgtttcagtagtgacaggttgatatggtgtgattatggttggtaatgacagattagcaatataataaataaatattgggTGTATAATATGACTGTAAATTAGAGCTAGATAACTCCTGTGCAAAATATGATGAATTATTCCCACAAGTTGATTTCTTGTGCACACAATATAGGCATTGAACATTTTCTATATTGTgcacacaagaaaacaaaattaattgaattaaattaaattgaaaaaataaatatatcataATTTTTAGTGTACCTAAATAAATTAGTTCAATTTACATGAATAATTCAATACATTTGGATTaattagaaataaatgaatacattttaattaattaaaattagACTGTAAGTATTTTAGTTTAAAACTCTCATGTCATATTGAATTGTACTGAGCTCTATCAAAGGTTTGAGGTTGTTTGTATTCAGTAAAAAAGTGGTTATCAGCTGTCGTTAcgtcttaaagctccagtgaggagtttttaactggttatgaaacagactgaaattcatACTCAAACATTTATATGAcctgaaaaagcaaacaaaaccatttaCAAGGTGATGGAATATTTCTTTATGATTGTTTTTAACGTCTGGAACCACTGgcggggggtaggtgtcagactacAGCTGATACAGCCTTTCCTTGCATGTTCCAATGATTCTTGATGAGCGTTATCAGGCAGCATGTGATTGAGAAGAAACACttattacacatgtacaggacaaaatcaacaaTGACTGtttagtccacagggggcgccaaaatcgacacaaaccAGAAGCTCagaacaggagctttaaattgcaAAAATCATTTCAGAATGAAGAAACCAAAAGTTGAAGACATTTGACGACAGAACtctcacatttatattttttatttaaaaaagctttgacattccagtgtttctgttttccatTATCTAACAAAAGAGGGTGAGATGACACTCCAGATTGTCAACCATTAATCTGaacctcaacaacaacaacaacatatgtAGTCTGCTCACAAACATCTTCTCTGTGGGTCCATTCAAACGGATGTCTtgaaaataaaagaggttttattattattgttattattattatctgcagatgtgtgtgtggccGTATACAAGACTAACAGGCGAGGGGGGGGTTCAGCTTTTACTCACAGTTTAACATTGTGTCGCCAAATTAattcagaaaagagaaaaaaaatcaaaccgcACACAACCTGCAGCGTCCGTCAGTGCTCCTCTGTGACATCTGTAAACTACGTCTGCTTTGTCTCTGGGTATAAAGTCGTATAGAACAGCAGAAAAGGCGTCTCAAAGATGGACAAGATGCAGAAGCTGGGATTTGTTTTGGTTCATGACGTTAGCCGGGGAGGTTTCTAAAgcaagaggaaaacaaacaggacaAACTTCTTAGTCTCTACTGCAGCTGCTCCAAAAACACGCTAAGATCCGTTCACACCGTActgcaaatacaaaataaaaaactgcctcaactttatttacaatTAGGTCCGATGTTTGACTGTGGAAACACACCTGTCCAAGTTTCAGCTGATCATAACAGAGAGATTAAAGAGGCTCAAAATGATCCTCTGTAAAATCAGATCCTCTAAACGTCCCAATCAAGACTGAATGACTAGGAGGGAGACTGACAGAGCATCAGGTGATGTGAAGACATCTTTGCATTTGTAATTTTAGATCTTATGGAAGTCCATTTCCCCTcagtaaaaaacataaaaagggaAGACTAAGCCTGGAtggaaaaaactaaaaaaaaaggttcagtcATTGTTATGAGATAGTGAGTCAAaatgatgagattaaagtcagaactatGAGATGAGAAATTCAGAATTATGTgataaaaagttgaaataatATAAAGTCAAAATAATCTCATCAAAAGTCAAAATTCAGAGATAAAAAttcctgtttaaataaagagttgaaaaatgagataaaaaatcAAATTCATGAAATAGTCACATTTCTGAGGTTAAAGTCATGAtatgatagaaaatcaaaataatgagATTAAGCCAAAGTAAAGTTCTGAGACCAAAGTCAAAATAATGATGAAGAACCAAagttattaaatattaaatcataactatgagataaaaaagtcaaagttatggattaatacatttaaattatggagaaaaaatgattaaattataattttaaaatgtcaaaattagaAGATACAGCCAAAATAATAGAATTTTAAGGCATAATTCTgataaaaaatgagaaaaagtcagCAATCAATTATAAGTcataacttaaaataatttaaataaattatattatctCATAGCTTTGACTTCTTATCCTAGAAATTATGATTATTTCATAATCtttgactttttatctcatgaatatgtttttttttgtttttggttaaTAAAGAATTTACAATTTAAATATCTACTTTCATCAGACTAATTCTAAAAGTTTGTTACTGATGGAAAAGGACTCCCATAAAATCTAACAAATTGAGAaccaatgaaaaaaaaggtttgagtCAATCAAAATAACAAATTGAGAAAAAAGTTCCAATCAGCTCGACTCCTCCTCTTTCAtcataaataacaacaaaagcCCATTTTACAGTTTTGGAGCTGAAACCAGAAAATATGATTTGTTTTCACTCTCCTGGACCGActctctctgagctgcaggGAATAAACTCCAGGGTTGATTTGAGGGTATAACAGTCATTGGtgcgctcttattttgaaggaggattttcacatattttgaaaATGCCTCTTAGATTGAAACATATTAGGACCACTCCAGTAGATTGTTTCAGTCTGCAGTTGTGAAACAGTCTGTGATGGTTTCAACGTACTCTCTCAGAAGAACTGAGTCTACTCTAAGTCCTCTTAAAGGTCTTGTTTTCGtctctgacaggctcagattttTAGTCTTCATGTCTGAGAACATTACAGAAAGAATCTCTACAGAGAGGAACTTTTAAAgccaggagaggacaggagctGCTGTTCTACTCCTAACATGATCAGTCAATCTTTGTATTACTCTGTTACTTTGTGGCTGTAGGTAGTTAGTTAAGATGTAGTGTGGTATTTGTGCTGCACATGATAAAACCAAAAAAACTGAACCAATCAAAGAATTAACAGGACAGCAACCCCTTAAAAAGATTCATCTCTGTCGGGTTCCTTCCTGTGACGTTGTTGGATATTAAGgaaacaatctgagcctgtcagaggACAAAAGAAGAACTTTGAGTGACCGaactttgattgttttattcaCCAACAGGGATTAATCTGCACCATCGCAGCCTGTTTTGAGAATCTACTGGAGCATTTTTCAGTTTAAGAGTCATTCAGGAAGTATGTCAAAGTGGAGTCCAGGTTCAAAAGTACTCCCATCTCTGGTTAAATTACTAAATAAATGCCGTAAATCCTCAAATATGAACCGGGCCCGTTATTTGCTTTTACTGCagaaggtaccaggcctttaaATGAAGCAGACCTTGAATTCGAGGCAGGCCTTTAAATGAAGCAGGCTTGCATTAGTGGCAGGCCTTTAAATGAAGCAGACCTTGAATTCGAGGCAGGCCTTTAAATGAAGCAGGCTTGCattagaggcaggcctttaaatGAAGCAGACCTTGAATTAGTGGCAGGCCTTTAAATGAAGCAGGCTTGtattagaggcaggcctttaaatGAAGCAGACCTTGAATTCGAGGCAGGCCTTTAAATGAAGCAGGCTTGCattagaggcaggcctttaaatGAAGCAGACCTTGAATTAGTGGCAGGCCTTTAAATGAAGCAGGCTTGTATTAGAGGCTGGCCTTTAAATGAAGCAGGCTTAtattagaggcaggcctttaaatgaagcaggcttgtattagaggcaggcctttaaatGAAGCAGGCTTATATTAGAGGCTGGCCTTTAAATGAAGCAGGCTTGtattagaggcaggcctttaaatGAAGCAGGCTTGTATTAGAGGTTGGCCTTTAAATGAAGCAGGCTTGTATTAGAGGCTGGCCTTTAAATGAAGCAGGCTTGTATTAGAGGCGGGCCTTTAAATGAAGCAGACCTTGAATTCGAGGCAGGCCTTTAAATGAAGCAGGCTTGCATTAGAGGCTGGCCTTTAAATGAAGCAGGCTTGCattagaggcaggcctttaaatgaagcaggcttgtattagaggcaggcctttaaatGAAGCAGACCTTGAATTCGAGGCAGGCCTTTAAATGAAGCAGACCTTGAATTCGAGGCAGGCCTTTAAATTAAGCAGGCTTGtattagaggcaggcctttaaatgaagcaggcttgtattagaggctggcctttaaatgaagcaggcttatattagaggcaggcctttaaatgaagcaggcttatattagaggcaggcctttaaatgaagcaggcttatattagaggcaggcctttaaatgaagcaggcttatattagaggcaggcctttaaatgaagcaggcttatattagaggcaggcctttaacTGAAGCAGGCTTAtattagaggcaggcctttaactgaagcaggcttgtattagaggcaggcctttattaGAGTCCACTCTGTCTGGGGAATATAATTGTTCATAATTTAGCAAAGTGGGGGTCTGATGAACGAATGGTTCTGAACCTGTGGACAAAAAGTCATCATCTAATTCAGAGAGCACGCTCACAGGGTGCAAACGCTCCCCGCTGCAGAGCAAAAGGTGTCTCCATACGTCTGTGTTTTTTGAATACATTGAAATGATCTCTTATGAACAGGCCCTTTTCTAGCAAATCAGCCTCTTTGCACAAAACACCTGAACCACCAACAAACAGTGCAAACAGCCCCAGACCCTGAGAGGGATGTAGTAGCAGGAAATGGCGCTGGAGtagttatttaaatgttgtcatgCTCAAACTCTCCACCTCTGGATGAGCTAAACATAAAATATCTGTACATAAAGTCTGCATATATTACTCTGACATCACTGTTGTGGGGGTGTAACCAGTCTGGGGCTCAACCTCTGCAAATATGGGCTGTGACATTACGTATGACTGTTGTCTTTCTGCAAGCTAGCTTCAGGAAGAAAGCTGGTTTGGACTTCTCTTCTCCGTCCAGCTCGTTATAAACGTGGGTAGGATTTAGTGTCGTCAGGATGAGAGCGCTGTTCTTCATTCACTCATAAAAGGCGGTGATAAAGGGACCAGGCCACTAATTGAacccaggcctttatttgaggaTTTACGGTTCGTCCtgcgtgtttgtttttaactggATTCCACATCAGACAAGTGGACAAGCATCACTTCTACTcgtaataaaaagaagaaagaaaaaaaacaaagacagcggCAGATTGTTcagacttcttaaaaaaaaaaaaaggtcctgGTTTATAACTCCGCCCACCACTGCTCTTTATAATACTGCAACTACAGAGGTGGTTCCACTTTTGATCAACACacaaagcaaaaaagaaaaaacaacaaacaacaaaagaaaaggaagcaggaagaagagagaaCTCTCCAGGTGTCCGTGTGTCCGTCAGCGGGACGTAAACTGGTGCCGGCTGTGATTCAGACGAAGAGGAAAACGCTGAAAAGCAGCACATCCAcagattcctcctcctcctcctccttcgcCGCGTTAACAGTCCCGATGTCCGTGTGAGAGATTGTCCTCAGAGTCAGCAGGAAATCAAAATGAAGGCAGAAACAGAATAGTGGTTTATTGTGTCGTATATTCTCACGTAGTCGAAGGTGTTGCTCTTTTCTATGTACAATAATTTATTAGATTCTCTAAATCTGCGATCCTAATTTGCtctattttatgttctttttttttttagaaggaGGCGTCTCTATCCCTCAGTTTTGCTTATATCTGCTGTATAAATTCATGATTTTACTTACAAGCTCGTGTGCTATAAGAGTTGCAAATGTTCCCGAGGTGTTtgttgaagaaataaaaaaagagaacagaaaagagaaaaacaggcGGAGAGCTCACAAACGCCGagtgatgaggagaggaaggaggtcAGTAACGACTGTGTGCTCGGGCGGGTGGAGTCAGGCGGACTGGGGGGGTTAGCTGGTGGGCTGACAGACGGTGGAGCAGGGGGGCgatggtggtgtgtgtgtgtgtgtgtgtgtgtgtgtgtgtgtgtgtgtgtgtgtgtgtgtgcgtgtgtgtgtgagtgtgtgtgagagagggggaggggggtatAGTCGTCTTTATTCTggggtgtgtgtgatggtgttcAGATCTTGAGGCTCTTTATAGTCTCTGCTCTCTTCTTGAGCAGATCTCCCGCCTCCTGTAGAGAGCGCAGGTAACTGCTGTGCACCTTGTCCATAGCAGCCTTCATAAACGACGCTtcatcctgaaacacacacacacacacacacaggacacacacacacacacacacacaaacacacacaggacacacatgaaGCACTGTAAGAATCAGCTGGAGCTCCTTGAATTAAAGCTAGAACAAAGACTTAAGCTGacacatttagagctccccctggtggctggcttcGGTATagctcataagccccgcctcctccatattaacagatggaacatgggtcaagtTTTAGAATTAAATATTCTCAAAACACAACTTCTGTCATTGaagttagttcttatcacgCTGATTGATGTCcaagttttaactttaaagataACTTTAGCTTGAAATAATTATCTGTTGTTAAAAAGAGAGGATGATAtttcatgattgacagctagAGGGCTCCTGTACCATTCTATTCTAACACAAGAGAGTCTTTGGACTTTCCAGAACCATTAGTGTCTGCATCAGAACGACAAAGGAACcagttctgctgtggactggacccacctgagggatctgtGACAGCTAGACTGCTTTGTGCACGACTTGGCTCCAAAATCTGTCACATTAGCGCCCATCATGacggtattttggcttcacttttgtaagGGAAGAAGTGGAGGTACGTTGTCcatatttaaaaacagtcaATTGTCCAGACCCCGGCATGGGTTCAGATTTATCTCCCTTCCAGATATGCTGAGAAAATCAAATCTGTCGTGTCTTAGTTTCATCTCTAAGAGGTGTgtactgctcttttattttaaCCCCTTCACTACAAATTGTGTCTGAACTCATGTGGCGTCTCCAGCAGGAGGAAGCTGAGTCAGGAAAATAGTGTGTGCAGGGTTGAGGCTAGCTTCTGAACAACAGCACCCCAAAAGATAATATGTGTCTTAATCTGTTAAAGTTTTTTCACTCACTGAAGCTGGAAAGAAAATgttccttccttttttaaatctatgcttttattttgaaaggatccTTGTATCTAAAtgctataaataaaaatcatgcaTGGGTGGAAAACACCTGCAAACATATAACAGCTGTCATTTTGGACTGTGTTTATGATAAGCAGGCAAACAAAATATTCTGCTTAATCTGCAACTTCTGCAAAAATAACTGTTTCATTCATGTGACTTAGAATAAAAGGTGAactgtttatatttaatttcatCTTGCAGGATGATTAGAATCTCCTCAGCCTGACTATTTTAtaattgatgttgttttttatgagaGAATGTAAACCATGAAAGACGGGCAGTAAAGAGTTGTTGTTTTCGTTTCTGCACACTGACCTCTGGGAATCCTTCCAAGCTCAAACTGGCCAGTTTAAGGGCTGTAATGCTGGTCTCCTGCCCCTTTATGTGCTCCAGACTCTGGGTGAGCAGGTCCTGCAAGCTCCCCGTCAGCTCCTGGAACCCGCAAACCACCGCCGGCTGCAAGAGACACAAACCATCAGCACAGTGCTCTGtttctcacacagagagagagacgtagGGATGAAAGCCGTACCAGAGCTGTGTTTgcatcctttttcttcttcttcttcttctgtagacTAGTCTTCAGCGGTCGGAGGATCTTGGCACAGTTACTCGCCATCCACAAAGCTATGCACATCGTCTAAAATACATTCAAACGAAGA harbors:
- the brap gene encoding BRCA1-associated protein isoform X2, with translation MSVSLVVIRLELADQSPFPQGFQYSAVEGMSEEELQEKALGLAKHTLSGKTDLERATVLHQHIGSRAMGDMVIETFEPSPDKGGGEDPGGAADQISDPQAAQTEADGQEVSEGSQDDSEKTGAAPDSPSKQLPDQISFFSGNPSVEIIHGIMHLYKTNKMTSLTEDVRRSAMVCILTVPATMTSHDLMKLMAPFNDVMEHMKIIRDSTPNQYMVLIKFCTQADADSFYTACNGRQFNSIEEAVCQLIYVERAEVIRSEEGASLPVMELTELPKCTVCLERMDESVNGILTTLCNHSFHSQCLQRWEDASCPVCRYCQTPEPVEENKCFECGVQENLWICLICGHIGCGRYVSRHAYKHFEETQHTYAMQLTNHRVWDYAGDNYVHRLVASKTDGKMVQYECEGDTCHAEKIDALQLEYSYLLTSQLDSQRIYWENKIVHLEKETAEEINNMKSKFKETLERCDNLERRFGEMSKEKQGLEKKCTQLSGRVMKLGQELKEEQEMNRCLRANQVQLQAQLAEEERKGKETDSLSTRGEAGKVRRWRQADPCTDRKSLNMSVSHPHQVNYR
- the brap gene encoding BRCA1-associated protein isoform X1 yields the protein MSVSLVVIRLELADQSPFPQGFQYSAVEGMSEEELQEKALGLAKHTLSGKTDLERATVLHQHIGSRAMGDMVIETFEPSPDKGGGEDPGGAADQISDPQAAQTEADGQEVSEGSQDDSEKTGAAPDSPSKQLPDQISFFSGNPSVEIIHGIMHLYKTNKMTSLTEDVRRSAMVCILTVPATMTSHDLMKLMAPFNDVMEHMKIIRDSTPNQYMVLIKFCTQADADSFYTACNGRQFNSIEEAVCQLIYVERAEVIRSEEGASLPVMELTELPKCTVCLERMDESVNGILTTLCNHSFHSQCLQRWEDASCPVCRYCQTPEPVEENKCFECGVQENLWICLICGHIGCGRYVSRHAYKHFEETQHTYAMQLTNHRVWDYAGDNYVHRLVASKTDGKMVQYECEGDTCHAEKIDALQLEYSYLLTSQLDSQRIYWENKIVHLEKETAEEINNMKSKFKETLERCDNLERRFGEMSKEKQGLEKKCTQLSGRVMKLGQELKEEQEMNRCLRANQVQLQAQLAEEERKGKETGERKDGAIAELQEQLRDVMFYLETQQQIEHLPPEARNEIQEGQINIGASPSDGPAGAGPSSVRGRRGRGRKRK